From the Pocillopora verrucosa isolate sample1 chromosome 11, ASM3666991v2, whole genome shotgun sequence genome, the window aaataaaatgaaataaaataaaaaagcaataCATTTGTGTTAGTAGGTGTGAATTATCTTTTGGGCGCGTCACACAGTCCTTTCAGCCCGAGCCGCTGAGCGAGGGTTAAACAGATATTTCTGCCGAATGACTTAACACTGAGttactattattgttataaTTGTTATCACTTTGGAGAGCACTGAGTGTGAACAATCACGTAAACAAGCGACCGATCTGTAAAACATTTTAGCCCGCCAAAAAACTTTAGTCCAAAAAATGCGCAGCTGTGCCCGGAATAGGCATTAAAGGCGTTTAAGGCGAAACTCACGCAACAGAACCTGCTACCAGGCTTAGCAGACGACGGTTGACCGTCGGTGACCGGTTTTTATTGAACTCGGCGCATATGTCAAAACGCTTGTTCCTAACTGTTCCTTTCTCCAACATGTTTGAGTGGATAGTCTATTTACTCTTTTGATcatccattaattttttttcttgatgggAAAATCAAAGTAGACAAATGACGCGCTGATATACATGGAATGACGGTCGCAAAATTTTCACACGTACTTCCTTGATCagtaaattaaagtaaaatatcattaAACACCTTCAGGCTTCTTCACTTTTCACGTTTCTTAACGGTATGTTACGCGAAAATGCTAATCTTAACTGACGGCTCAACCAGTAAATCTTCTCTTATCGCTTTTTCGTTTTACAGCTACGCGTCCATCTCTAACAGATAGGCTTAAGCGTAACGTATCAACCCTGAATTCTAAGTGACGTGAACAGAACAGTCAGAGGTGAACACCAAACGAGGTACAAACCACACATGGAATACGAAAAGCTGGAAGCGGAACCGGAAGAAAGAACTTCAATCTGTGGTAGACTAACGTTTGGCTTTTTATCGAGTATTATCGAAACAGGAAACAAACGACCTCTAGAGGAGAACGACATTCCTTCCCTAGATGTTGAAAGCACCAAGTATTTGGCTGAAAAACTGGAATTAGAATGGAAAAACGAAGTTGAAATCGGTAGAGTCCGAAGTTCTAAACCTCGTTTGAGAAACGCAGTCCTAAGGGCCGTCGACAAATACTTACTGTCTCTGATTGTACTACTAGCAATTTTAGAGACATTATGTACAATGATTCAGCCTGTCCTACTAAGCTTTCTCCTGGCTGAGATGTCCTATAGTTCCCCCGTTGATGTGGGGATGCTGCTTGTTTATTCAACACCGCTCTGTGTAAGTTGTTTTATTCAAGCGTTGGTTTCCCATTAAGGTAGTTATGCCATGTTTCTGATGGCAGTTCACGTTAAAGCCTCCTTGATTGGCATAGTTTACAAGAAGGTAGGTGGATGATGCGTTTTTGCCGCTTAAATGTCAAAGTAAGTCAAGCTTAACCAGCAAAGAAACTGTGAATAGATGTCGCATCTGTCATCTGATAAGCGAATATGTATTAGGCTAAAACCTAAAAAATTTTACCCATTTTATAATTAACAGCTATTTTCTTTCCGTTACCATTACAAGACAGATTTTTACTGATAAATCTTTTGCAAACTTTTATTTCTCACGCCCATGGAAACACTGCCTACTGATGGTGGATGGTATGTGTGATACGCTAAGAATTTTCAGTATGCATAGGCTTCTTGTATAAGCCGATGGTTAGACATCAGCCAAATTCTCTTGAGACTGCAGTGTCGAAGGAGGCGAAAACGTAGCGTTTCCAGATTTCAGAGTTGTGGGATCATGCGGATAAAGTTATTACTTGCTCTTTTAAACTCTCAATGTTTAGGTTCGCAATAACAGAGGAAACCGGACCGTAGTCGAGACATCGTGATCCACGTCGAAAACGATTACACTATGAGACAAACAATTAAACTTCTTTTACAAATGTCATGATTATCATCAATTTTATCTTGTTGCAACTGAACAACTTTTATCCACATTTCTTTTTTGCGGGTATGATAATACACAAAATTCAAAGTTGAACTTCACCTTATCATTAATTATCTTgtgccttttccttttcttgcagATTCTGAACACGCGCCATCATATTCTTGCCGAAAGAACTTCAGGGTATTTGATAAACTTGATCTCTAAGGACATGGTCCCGATCCATCAAGTTTTCTCTAACTTTAGATCGCTTTCTGCTCCTCTGGAGATACTTCTCGTTTTCTCTCTTTTGTGGAACTTAGTAGGCTGGCAAACATTTGGAGGTGTGGTCTTTTCAATAGCTCTCATCTTCTTTCAAACGACTCTGGGAAACGTTTTCAAAAGTCTTCAGGACAAGGTCGCCAGGATAACGGACAAGAGACTGCGTCTGATACATGACGTCATTTCCGGTATACGTGTACTAAAAATGAATGCTTGGGAATGGTGCTTTCATGATTTGGTTTCCGAAGTTAGGAGGTATGAGTTTCCTTGCAAAAAAAGTTCATGCTCTATATACGCTGATAACATCctgtttgaaagaaaaagaaaattgtaatcaCTCGTCATCAGAGCTGGGAAAACAGcatataaattcattttccatctTTATATTCTCAGGTTTGCTAACCGTGACATGAAATTTCTGTGGTATTAGTTTTTGCTGCTTTTAAGTACAGTCCTCCATTCGCAAAACTGAAATCccgaaaattaaagaaaaaatcagtcATCAAAACATCGCAGTCCAATATATGCAATATACTTGCAACTTAAGCGTCAGTtcgtgtttttttctttaagactCACCCAATGTATCTATTAACAATTCTAACAAATTAACTCGGCAAGgtggataaatttaaatactGCGCCACTAACTTGATTAAAACATTGTCCTTAACCTTTTTCTCGGTTTTTTCCAAAGACTTTCCTCTTCGTCAATTGTCCATTTTTTGGACGCCATTTTAACCTCAGGCATCATTCACTGATGTTAACTCTCCCTAAAGAACTCTCTGAGTCTCTATGGAATCGTAGAAACTTGACTTTAAAGCAAAGCATCaattacaaaatttgaaagtaatgTTATGAGCGAGATTTCTCATCGTACGTCTCTACAAAAATTAGGCTAACATCAAAGAAATATGAGACAAACTGGCCTAGCAGACTGTTATTGGGAAGTACTTGTCTCTCGTCTAGTGAATCCATCTAAATCGCACCACCTGTCTAACACTATTCTGATCAAATTCCTAAGTTCCAAAAATCTTGATCTTCTGATATTTACCTCTAGAATGGAAAGGCACACCATACGGGTAGGGAACCCTTTCGCATTCCCGCTTAAAAAGGCGAAGCCGCCTACTAACTCCAACTTGGGAATAACTACCTGACTTGCCTGTGAATGTTCTAACCATTATCATCATATTCTATTCCTCTCAGATTAGAGCTCAACATTGTGTACAAGAAAGGAGTTATTTTAGCTGGTTACCTCTCGGCGTATTCCTGTTACCCAATAGTGTCCAGTTTTGTCGCTTTGTTTCCGTTTCTCATGGCTGGGAATCAACTTACAGCTCAAAATGTCTTCACTACTTTGGCTCTGCTGGGTGCGCTCCAAAAACCAGTCACTGTTCTGTTTTCGTATGCGCTTCGGGCTCTTTTTCAAGCATTTACAACACTTGAACGAGTAGAGTCGTTTCTTCTTGATGATGATTGCGATGCACCGTTGTCTTCCACTCAAAAATGGAATCCATCACAATCAAAGGACCCAACTGGCATAAGCGAAACACAATTAAACGAATATCAGTTTTCAGCGGTGGAACCAACTTTTCTGACGAATCATGTTTGTAATAAAGGCAAGcctttcctttgtttaaacAGAGTTAAAGCCCATCCAAAGAGTgactttttcaatttaagtCTATGCATTTCCAATTCTAAGTTGATTGGAATCACAGGTCCGGTGGGTTGCGGAAAATCGACTCTTTTTGATCTTATCCTTGGCGAAATACCATCAGATTATGGTCAAATTACTCATCAGGGACAAATTGCTTACGTTTGCCAAACACCTTGGGTGTTTTCGGGAACAATCCGCGAAAACATCATTTTTGGAAAGGAGTTCATCCAAGATACTTTTGAAAAAGCTATCGAGGCTTGTTCGCTGAAGGAAGATCTGAAGTCTCTTTCCTGTGGTGATCTGACTTATGTCGGGGAACGCGGGGTAAGTTTGAGTGGCGGTCAGCGTGCACGGCTAAACTTGGCACGCGCAGTGTATTCTGATGCCGACATTTATCTTTTGGATGATCCACTTAGTTCTGTTGACGCAAAAGTGTCGAATGAAATCTTTCAGAGGTGTATTTGTGGCACTTTGTCCGATCGGATCCGACTGTTAATTACCCATCAAGCTCGTTTTCTTGGAAAGACAGATCTGGTTCTTTTGATGGACAAGGAAAGCAAGTTGACTAAAGGTATTTATAGAGAGCTTAGTCAATTGGAGGAATTCTGTGAAATTTCTGCAACAGTACCCTTTGCTAAAGCAAACGAAAGAGGCTTTTCTAGTAATCTGGTGCCACACGGAGCTCCGATGACAAAGACTGGTAACTCCTCTCGTTTGGAAATCGAAGAAGAAGATCGCCTGACTGGTTCCGTTTCTTATAAAACTTACTGGAGGTACCTTGCATACGGAGTGTCAAAGTTCTTCATAATGATCTGGGGAGCTTTAGTAGTTTTACCTGAAGGTTAGTGAAATATAATCATTGCAGAAAACACTTGGCACATTTACATATAAGACCTAATCTAGAAAGCAAATCCCGCCATCTAAGCTATCTAACCAGGAGAGATGCTGGTTTAGGGAAAATTCAAGACAGTTATGCAAAACCAAGAGGCAGGAAAGGGTTGggataacttttgaaaattagaTGGAGCTAAGAAATGACGAGAATATCTTTTGTTACCGTTACAAATTATTCTCCATGAAAACTGCGGGAAACTAACTCGACAGACCCCTGCCCAGCACAGTAGCCTAACCTTGCACAATCAGCCTCCACAAAAATGCAACTATGCTAATTTTTGCGCGGTGGcaaaaatacaaggatttgTATGGGAATAAATGGTAGCACTCCCAATCAAAAATTCTGAAGTATTTttggattaaaatcaaatttacccTGCTTAAGTGgttgttcttttttatcttGTAAGATGTCTTAGCTTAGTTCGGGCCTTTTAATCAGCTCGGTTTTAGTCGTATTTCGCCCATTGCGCAATGtaaacatatttgcatattaaCGGAGGCTCAATGTGCGAGTTTGGTCTACCTGTGGTAGTAACTAACATTTTCTTAATCAGTGGAGGCCTCCTGAGATTCGAGTTTCCTCACAGTGATAAATTCTAATTCATGCTTTTGATCCATGCTCCTGTTTGGCGTTTCCTTGTTTCTTCAGTTGATGTCGTCTTCACTTTCACACGTTATTGTGATGTCTTCTAGTCAATTCCATAAACAGATGGTCAACATTGAAGTCGCCTTAAAATTGTTTGTCCTATCCCTCTTAGGTGTAAACAATAACTTCAAAGAAATATCCACCAATTTTGgtcaatttgtttaaaatcatcATTAATCGATCAAGCCTGCTCTTTAGCAACATTTAGAATACCTAGAAAGTCTGCACGTATGGTAAGGTCGTATTTACGCACGAGAAGGTGGTATCGGAAATCGAATGAGCGggcgcagcgaacgagtgagatttCTGAAACATATGGTGAttttgttgaatgtttgaatagGTAGTCAGAAGAAGGTTCTGTTTGTTATGGGCTGCCCTGCCGTTgagaaacaattattttgtgTGTGTGCTGAAGTGGTTATAAATTAATTTACCTACCAAAAGAAACTCAAGGGCTCGAAACTGTCCATTTCCTTGTTGACAGGAGCTGTTTTAGCTTCCAGCTTTTGGCTTGCATATTGGACAAAGCAATCGTGGGAAGATCAGCAGAAAGCTGACAACGCTTATGTCTATATCTGTCTAGCGAGTGGCTGCTTCATCTTCGCTTTAACCCGCTCCTTTCTTTCCTTCTACGGAATGATCAAGAGTTCTTCCAGCCTGCATACCGCCATGCTGACTTCATTGTTGAAAACTCCCGTTTCTTTCTTTGATGTGAATCCAGCTGGTCGTATCTTAAATCGCTTTGCTAAGGACGTTGGGTGTATGGATGAAGTGTTGCCTTATATCCTTTCAGAGTCTGTTCAATACGTTATGTTCACCATTAGTATTTTGGTTTTGATATCTGTTGCTAACATGTGGATCATTGGAGCAAGTGTGCCTTTCACAGTCCTTTCGCTGTATGTTAGTAAACGCTATATAATCACAGCACGTGAGATCAAAAGAATCGAAGCCATCACGAGCAGCCCAGTCTGCTCACACGTGACAGATACAATTCAAGGCATCACGACGGTTCGTGTGTACAAAAGAGAAGGAGTATTCCTGGATCGTTTTTACAGGTAACTCAAAGCTTTATAGTAAGATCGTCATTAAATTAACTTAGAAGGGTTGGGGGGGGAGTGGTCGGTGCATGGTGATACAGATTTCTTTTAAACCTTTTGACGGAGAATTTCGTTTAATTTAATATCATCAAAGGAAATGCTTGAATACAAAATTTCTGCGCTGTTTCTACTACCTGAAGGCTGATTTGCAGTTGTCATCTGATCTTTAAAATCATTACTTTCtattttcaaagcaaattttaactttcgaaGCAAACAATACTGTCGTCAGTATGTTTTACACTCATAAAACACGatcatcattcctgttttttctgttttattctgctttgttctgttttgttttgaacagGAAACTATATATACTATACGAGCGATAGCTGTGTTCGAGTTTCATCACATACATACTTAGGTGATGATGATCTAACTTAGcgtgaaaaacttaaaaactcgGCCTGACAGTTTATTTCGTTTTCCGTCCCAGCTCACGTTATAATTTCGTCAGTTACGGCGCTTGGTATGTTTACTAACTTTTAACTGGTGCCTATGTTGCTACCTGCCGGGTCGCTCGTTCTTATATTTCACCTCCTATTTCCGTGCACTTTGTGCTATTACCTGCAAGTTTTTCTGTATCAATTGAAGCCAAGAGCTCGGTTTTATGTTCGTAATACAGATCACGCAAGACTTATCGatcaattaacaaaaataaGCTAGCGAAGTCCGGGAGATGGTTGGGCATTTTACAAGTTGGCAGATGGCAGGACTGCTTTACCTGACTGAGCTCCGTATTTTGTACTCTGATAAAACATGCTTTTTCAACCAATGAGAGCGCACGTTATATTCGAACGTTATTATAATATGGATTAAGCCACTTTATCTTTGTCATATAATGGTTTTTATAttgtaacaaagtttttttttcttagttatCAAGATGCAAACAACAGAGCTTTGTTCTGCTATACTGCTTCCCTCAAGTGGCTTGGTATTCGCCTCGATTCTCTAAGTTCAGTCCTAGTTACTGTTGTAACTTTAGCCggcatttttctttctggtGATACAGGTAAATGACTTATTCTCTTTAATTTCTAACATATGTCGTAGCCATTCTTCGCTTAGTGCTTATGACTCAAGGAGAATTCTTAGAAGATCAATATATACAGCGACGAGTGATAAAAATAGTGAAACTGTCTTATAAACTAGAAATTCCTTTCAAGCTCTTTTTGATATAAAGACCCCAAAGGGCAAACCACAATATATTCTCGGATTCTTGCAGATCAGCGGCTGATATTTCTGCCGTTCCTCTTCCTCTATTTTCTATCGGTAggaacttttcaattttaagtGATATGAGAATTTCTTCTTTCTGCCAGTATTTTATTCTTCGTTAGAGAAGGATCATCCATCTTGGCCTCAGAGAACTTCACGAATCTATCGCTAGCCATTTATCACTGACCGTTTCTTCAAGCAACTGCTCATTGCATTTAACGTGTGGTGTGTTTgccaataatttaattttattgcattttctcAGCTTTATCAGGCTTATCAATAAGCTACTGTCTGCAGCTCACCAACACAGTTCAGTGGATGCTGCAGGCCATCGGAGAAACGGAGAATTACATGACGTCCGTCGAACGAGTTTTGAGCTACACACAACTTCAGCCGGAGCCAGGCTACGATACAATTATCCCGCACGCTCCCAGAGATTGGCCTGAAAATGGTTGCGTCACTTTTCGAAACGTGTCTTTGAGCTATTTCTTAGGGGGTCCTCCTGTcttgaaaaatatcagctttagtGCCGCCGCCGGTGAGAAAATAGGTATTGTTGGACGGACTGGCGCTGGAAAGTCGTCACTTATAGCTTGTTTGTTGCGCATGCCTGCAAACACCGAAGGCGAAGTCATAATCGATGGAATTTGTGTTGCTGATCTCAACGTCCAGGATGTTCGCACCGCGATTGCAGTCATTCCTCAGAGTCCTTTCCTCTTCAATGACGTGCTTCGTCGAAGTCTTGATCCAGCTGACAAATTTACTGATGAAGAATTGTGGGAAATTTTGGACAAAGTTAAGCTGAAGTCGACTGTGGTTAATAGAGATGGACAACTTTACTGTCATGTGACAGAAAATGGAGCTAATTTCAGCGTTGGAGAGCGGCAGTTGATCTGCTTCGCTCGCGCTCTTTTGTTCGGTAAAAAAGTTATTGTAATGGACGAGGCAACATCCAGTGTGGATACACAAACGGATGAACTGATACAAAGTATCATTCGTAAAGAAATGAATCACTGTACTGTTTTGACAATTGCACATCGTCTGAGTACTGTATCTGATTATGACCGAATAATGGTGCTCAGCGAAGGGAAAATTATCGAAATGGATTCTCCTAAGGTTTTACTGAGCAATGAGCTCAGTTATTTTTACCAGCTATATCACAGTGTGAAGTCCTAAAGTTTTCTCTGAAGTACGATCATGCCAAGTAAGATTTCTGCTTAAAACAAAGGTTAGAAAGCATACAGGTGTGAACTACATGTTGTCAGTAATTATATACCGTTAAAAGGATTTTTTATACCAATCGACTCTCACCGAAAGTTTGTATTGGAgaatttctcttaatttttttcgcagtaagatattttttattaatctCAAATCGATAAAGTTTGTTGATCGTCATAAGCATGTAGATAATgaccaaaaaaatcaaagaatttgCGTTTTGGTCATTTTGAGTTAAAAACCAAAGTTGGTAGAAtacgaagtttttttttcttgtcacatTGTTACACAGCATCGTCTCAGTTGCCATGGTGATTATAGGCATTTCAGTGTTCAGTGTAATACTCTCATTAGAGCAAACAGTAGTGGATGTCTGTAGACTGCATACACTGACAGTTcatctgtttttcctttttcttaagtttacttgcgcagttaaaatttttcatctgGACTAAATGTCTTGCTCGAACTGTTTTCTGCTAACACGATAGCTAATCATTACAAACGATATTCTGGTATTGTGGTGCGATCCACTGCTTACTTGAATTGACTTTGAAAAGAGCGAGCTGTTTAGAACTCTTTATGGGTGTCTTCTCAGTCGTTCCttaatctgaaataaaaggaagGAGATTGTGCATAatgctttctttcaaaagagAAGATAATCGTTTATGGGAGGAGGGAAGGATTGGTTTATTCGATTACATCTGGACATGCAATGACCGTGATGAGCCGCTgtaaatttacaagaaaagttCAAAGCTTAAGTAAGTAAGaggggaaagaaagaaatatgaataGTCTCGACGCATAAACCTCTGGGGATGCTCTGCTGAGAAAACTCTGTGCGTCGTTTTAAATGTAAGTGACAAATATTGTTCGATCTTTCGAAGTACTCGCACTACCCTGGAGACATTTTTTGTCACGTAAATCCAGGTGTAAATTACGAAATTTCGTTAATAAAACGAGTAAAGGGAATTCAGAGAGTTACTTAATCCACAAAAAAACTAACTTTAACCCTGTTTAGCCAGTTTTAGACTTCTTGAGAAGCCGTTTAGAAGTCAGATGGATCTCCAATTGCCCTTTTTCATCTCGTTATCAGCTGAAGTTAGCTTTATGTATTATGCACGACTGCAACATTGAAATGctatttttttgtcaatgttgttattgttactcagcataaaaaggaaaaattagaaatttagAACGttatatgcatattctcccatTTCACATCTACCAGACTTATTATCCATACACAGGAGCTTAGGATCTAGATTATCCTACCCTCAATTCAGGTACATGCTATCTTCTTAGCAAGCGTCAGTGTTTAAGAGACCACTTCACCGTCATTAACTTGGGTTTGTTCTCTATAACACTGCTGGTGATATTGTAATTATCGATTAATCAGTGAAAACAATCAGCATTCGAAGTAACCAATTGACGCGTTTAGTTTCCCTTTGCTCAGAAGTTTCTCCTTCAACTACGTATCATGAAGATAACTGAAAGGTGCTGCTTTCTTATTGATTTTCAACTATTTATTCTGGTCTTCGCCAGTCGAACCCGAGGTTTGAAAA encodes:
- the LOC131768696 gene encoding ATP-binding cassette sub-family C member 4-like; translated protein: MVPIHQVFSNFRSLSAPLEILLVFSLLWNLVGWQTFGGVVFSIALIFFQTTLGNVFKSLQDKVARITDKRLRLIHDVISGIRVLKMNAWEWCFHDLVSEVRRLELNIVYKKGVILAGYLSAYSCYPIVSSFVALFPFLMAGNQLTAQNVFTTLALLGALQKPVTVLFSYALRALFQAFTTLERVESFLLDDDCDAPLSSTQKWNPSQSKDPTGISETQLNEYQFSAVEPTFLTNHVCNKGKPFLCLNRVKAHPKSDFFNLSLCISNSKLIGITGPVGCGKSTLFDLILGEIPSDYGQITHQGQIAYVCQTPWVFSGTIRENIIFGKEFIQDTFEKAIEACSLKEDLKSLSCGDLTYVGERGVSLSGGQRARLNLARAVYSDADIYLLDDPLSSVDAKVSNEIFQRCICGTLSDRIRLLITHQARFLGKTDLVLLMDKESKLTKGIYRELSQLEEFCEISATVPFAKANERGFSSNLVPHGAPMTKTGNSSRLEIEEEDRLTGSVSYKTYWRYLAYGVSKFFIMIWGALVVLPEGAVLASSFWLAYWTKQSWEDQQKADNAYVYICLASGCFIFALTRSFLSFYGMIKSSSSLHTAMLTSLLKTPVSFFDVNPAGRILNRFAKDVGCMDEVLPYILSESVQYVMFTISILVLISVANMWIIGASVPFTVLSLYVSKRYIITAREIKRIEAITSSPVCSHVTDTIQGITTVRVYKREGVFLDRFYSYQDANNRALFCYTASLKWLGIRLDSLSSVLVTVVTLAGIFLSGDTALSGLSISYCLQLTNTVQWMLQAIGETENYMTSVERVLSYTQLQPEPGYDTIIPHAPRDWPENGCVTFRNVSLSYFLGGPPVLKNISFSAAAGEKIGIVGRTGAGKSSLIACLLRMPANTEGEVIIDGICVADLNVQDVRTAIAVIPQSPFLFNDVLRRSLDPADKFTDEELWEILDKVKLKSTVVNRDGQLYCHVTENGANFSVGERQLICFARALLFGKKVIVMDEATSSVDTQTDELIQSIIRKEMNHCTVLTIAHRLSTVSDYDRIMVLSEGKIIEMDSPKVLLSNELSYFYQLYHSVKS